ATCTAGGAAGAGGAAATGGAAGACGAAGAGTGCATAGAGAAAGAGGTGGTGATGGATGAGGTTAAAGGTTAGCagatgaggtcaaaggttagcAGGTATGATATGTTTGGTTCTTGGAAAACAACTAGGAACACTTTGTTGAGTAGAAGGGCTGACCTTCATGTACACATATGGTAGGATTTAAcagacatttcaggctattgaATCACAACTTGTCTAATTTTTTACTAAGTGTGAAGAAATCGAAAAATCGGTTGTTTTCATATTGGTGAAAAAAGGAGAATAGTAAAAACTTAGTACAATAATTAAAGTCAAAGACGGTCAAAAAAGGCCAACTGACAAGCAAACCAAAAgcaacaaacaataacaaaattaacaattaatcTCAAAGAGGAGTACGTTGAATACAAACAAACTGAAATGAATatgaattaataacaaaaatgacAAGAAAGAGTTTTGGGGAGGGAAGACATGAATATTAAATAACTCCACAGATAAGGAACAAGTCAGGACTGCATATATAAGAAAGGAAACTGAGTAGTACAAATGGAATaaggaaacaaagaaacaacagtGTATCTAGATGACTCATCATGTTCAGAATGTTTGTGGATTTTTGAggcatttctttttttcttttttttttggggggggggggggggggttagctTACCTGAGCCGATAGAGCTCGTTGATACATGTCTGTCTGATTTGCTTTATCCCTCAAGTATTGCTCTCTCTGTGCTGCAAGTCTGAGGGTAAAGAATACAGGCAatgaaattaataacaaacagatggaaatttgcagcggggataaagaataataatttcagtttcacccatacaccaatgtgtgttagaactgtaAACTCGGTACTTTGCCGTGCTCTGTGAAATTTATAATGTTTTCCTAAATCACTTACAATGAAAAACCCTTGTAAGGTCTATTTtgtgaatcaatcaatcaatcaatcaaaagtcatttattttagcgccaaaatcaaaagtttgctccaAGGCGCTAAGGCACAGTTaagcctgctggaacaggtgagGAAAAGTTTTAAATTATGTTAGTGAGCTGGCATTTCTTATTTGTACGGGCTTTTTCCACATTTTTGAGCCATATATATATGGAAGATGAAATACCGGTCATTTACAGTTGCTGTGATTGGTATCCCACTATTTTCTTGATTAGCAAAGGAAGTTGctgagcagaattttctgccaaacagctttatgaaattggaccctggacgCTCGCCTCAAACCTTGGTTCAGTTTGACAatcctaaagcctggttcatacttatttcctgcgaatgcaacaAACAGCTTGCAACAGCCAAGTTGTGCGTAACTCCTGCAAAATATTAGCTGCGAAAAcagatgtgacgtcaaaatttgcttcgcatttgcaggaaaaaAGATGTGGTGCCAGTCAAAAGAATGAAAATCCACTCACTCTTCAGCCAGCTGGACTTGTTCTAGTCTCTCCAGGAATTCCTGGTCATGTTTCCTGTTGACTCTGGTGGCCATCTTGGCCTCAACTTGATCTGCCAAGTCATCTGCGTACATCTCCTGTTGGATGTGGCGCGGTGGGGTGAGGCAGCGTCGCTGGAAAACATAGGATCTCTGCAAAGaggacaaaaataataaaacaaaggaTTAACCAGATGTAATTAACagatatataataacaatactaataattaagacatttgtaaagtgccTTATGCAAAAGCCTCTTAACATATTGGGCCCACAAAATATACAATGGGTGAAAGACACATTTCAAGTAAGCAAATTACATacaagcagcttcaaacaaatgagtttttaacagagACTTTAAACATGGTGAATAACTAGCCTGGCGATTATGATGCAAAGGAAGAGACTTTTCAAAAGAATGGAGAAGTGTAAGAAAGTGATCTTTGACCATataaaatggaagaagctctgtAGAATTGTGGTAAGCGATGACTATTAAGATGATCGTTAAGTCCaagtaggggaataatggtgaacaagttcagattaataagcaggagattgacatgtttgagctttgAAAGTTAGCAAAAGAAGTTTATAAATTGTACAAAGCTTAACTGGTAGccaatgcaatttcaatagtacTGGTGTAATATGGTTTGAACAAAAGCAAGCAAGAAACGAGGCAAGCAGCACTGTTTTGCACACGTTGAATTTTAGCTTGTCACTTGGCGAGTCTGTGTCAAGTTCAAATAATTATGCTGATATTAAACCCATTTTCAGATGAATCTTAGAAGTTGCACAGAGAGCCTATAGTATACTTACATGGAATTCAGTCGGTCgttctttctttttgttcttgatTGCCTCGCTGACGCCAAGATTAAAAGCGGCTATCTTTTGGGAGTGGTGTCTATTTGAAAAACTCTCGGCCTGTCAACAAGAAAGAGAAATTAAAAGTTACATATatgaaatatgaagaaaaaaaatcagactaaaacataactatatttacattaaacttaatttGTTTGAAGGTAATaatggtggaaagcttcccttataatattatttactgaggtgctggcatgtagtttttgagtaatattaGTAAAATAGTTTACATTTcaggagacaaaaattattttagcatagaAAATGTATTatgtgactctcctgaaaacaaagctctgtgattttcttttttttcctctcaaaaacttgatgagtGAATGAAGCTGTAACTCCTGAAGgttaattatattacatacatcttcattcacggTGAGTAGGGATGCATGTCATAGCCAAAACACTTATATAAAAGGTATCAATTTCCTTTGATAATCTCGCACCTGTTCGGTGATGATAGCTTCTGTATCTTTCAAGTGTTGATACTGCTGTAGAAGTCGATCTTGTTCTTGATCTTTCCTCTTCCTCTCCGCCTCAAACGAGACGGGGACGTTCCGAACGGTACGCTGGTGACATAAATAACACAGCTCTTGACCCGCGCTGTGCCCGCATCCCGTCCCCGGAGGCGTGTATTCCCTCCTCTGCGCCTCGGCAGCGAAGGTGGTCTGTTTCTCGATAAATCTGGGCGACCGGGGCGGTGGGAGAGCCCCACTGGGCGACTGGGTCTTGCTGTTGGGTGGTGACGGGGTAACACCGCTGCCTTTGATCCCACGAGGGGGGCTGGCCGGTACCAAGTCGTCTATCATCAGACTGATACCGGTTGCTTTGGCAGTTGGGGCTACCTGGCGAGACGAGCTACGTGACGGCGGGGCTTGTCTCTTGACGATTGGTTCAGGTGCTGTCACAATAAAAGGAAATATAAATTAGATTAGACAGATTGGAAAATATGGAAAATCAATTTCCACTGGCAAATGGGTAAAAAACTAAAGATACAGTAGGCTAAGGTATAAAACACAGTAAAAAGACTAGCATTAaagtacaaaaaatacaatatgtAGACTACGGGCAAGTGCATTCATTGTACTTCAAAATACTACACAAAATAACTTTTTAGGATACAAAATCTCAAAGTTATAGACCACGATTGTACTTGTTCAACTTTTTTATAAGAGTTTAATCATAAACATTCCTTTGTTTTTCCATCGATACCTACATTCCTTGCTAACCCAGGAAATTCCTCACTCAATCTCCTCaactctggaattcactccccAATATAGTTTAAAAGAAAGCTCCTCTTTTAGAACAGAAAAGTCTACTTTAAAGACATCTTTTGTGAAATAACTTTTATTTTCCATTGTATGCAATTTGTAGTTCCTTCTGTTTTTTCTCTGTAATTTCTGAATACAACAGTCCTGTTTATTTTCTCTTGATTTTCCAAAAGCGTTTTGAGACTTCACTGTAATTTTGCGATAtataaaaactttttattttggtaTTTATTTCTGAAAGCACCTATTCTTTGCTTTTGGTAAGCACGAGCCACGAAATTGTTCTTTAGATTTTTTAAACGCACCTTCTTCTTGATCGTCCTCAGCATCCAACTTCTCTTCCTCTTGCACCTCTAAATCCTGAAGTACGGCCTCACGATCTTCATCAATTGTTGGCATCATTCTCTTAGATGCTGGCTCTTCATTCTCCAGGAGAAGTCCATCTTTGCCAGACCCTTGAGAAATTCTTCAAAGTAGaagaatttaaataaaaatgttactaTTGTTCAAATCAAAAACACAACGTTACAGATAAACATTTTAAGTTTCCTAAATTCTTCATGACAAACATCTAAAATTGATACTCTTACTTTTTTAGttgacttattttttttttaactgacaatatttttatttcaaattttgtaaTTAACATTACCTAAATTTAgcatttaaatttgaaaaaaaaaccaggggTCCGTTAATCTCATCTTCCTTTATTATCTTTCAAAAATTAGTTCTTCATTTCCAAAGATTCAGTTTTAATATGTGGCCTAGTATTGAGTTCTTTGTAAAATATGAAAATTAAACTTTATAAAGATTCTGTCAGCCTTGCAAACTATCTTTACAAATAaagtaagttaaaaaaataaacaaattaaatgcaacaaatttgcaatCTAAGCATTTTCATGATAGTTACCTTGGCAACACAAGCGTGTTTCCCGTCAATGGCCGGTATGTGGACGCCCTTGACAACACAGAATCTGCCGTGTCTGGTCGCTATGggtacaaacaacaacaaacaactccAGTTACATGTGTGTTTATGTTTTGCTGCTTGTTTTACAACAGATCTATTGTTTgcaaagttgtaaaaaaaatagaaacaagaTTGCGATCTGCGACAAGGCCAATCAGGATTAGTTTTCTtagacaacaacaaataaaaagatcTGTAATCAGAAACATGAGTGGGGATGGTGAAGTTAAGCCTtgtgctcaatttcatagagctgcttaagcacttaagctattaatcaaaacaaacttATGCTAAACAAAGTTTCCCAAAGGGTCAAATCCCCAAactaaaccaaacaaacaaaaccaaaaactcACATTTTTCAAAGCCTCAGCGAGGGTCCCTGACCCATCCATCATGTTCAAGAAGTCTTTGTAGAATTTCATCTTGACCTTGCTATCGCGTATGGCTAGTCGTCCAATCCCGGTGAAGCTGAATTCAACATTGCGTTTTGATTGGACGGAGCGGGACAGGGACAACAGTACTTCTTTGACGCATCTTTCCACGGTGTCGCGATCGAAGGGACTCTCGGCCGACAGCACAGAGAAGTTGAGTTGTATAATTGGTATTTgtccttgaaaaaaattaataacgaaaattattattataatcgtTATTGGGGTTTATTCGTTTGAATTAAAAAACGACCAAAAGGTTGACACcattaaaatagaaaataaaattacaatcaaaatgtgatttttaatttaaaagttgttaaatttgcatcggggataggaatattatttatgtttttaccAGTACCGAGTACTAAGTGCTAATAATACAGATGTTTgctaagcactgtatactcagtactttccagagtcctgtgaaaaaaaaggaaagtcttataaaattattatcactcaggtgggattcgaacccacagccacaaaacacaaataatgtgtttttatgaaGTGACAGGTATGTTCAGGCCTGATATTACAGGCAGCAGTGGAGGGTatggcttctgttgccctggtcttggccttttcaaaaatgaaaaaaaatggctttgctaagattcatcttaagatgggttgaaactacatgtaattacagtcgactcccgttaataCGAGGTCCAGCGGACTGGCCCAatttcctcgtattatccgaacctcgtcttaaacgcagcgcgctaaatatagatacacacgtcatcattgtgcatgcacacaacacgtgtacggGCATATACACTtgtacacaacacgtgtacgtgcatataCACGTGTGTTAGCCTGCAcggagctgtttgcttatcaggACAGCTATTACGAGCATCTTTTACACAAGAATATCATTGCTAAATGTCTTTTATTGAGTGATTAATCagggaaatgtaatattttgtacaatttatgataacaatatagcaaagagatgtcaacttgccgttcagagcgagtggattctgccgcgtagcgcatggtatgaacatgatgcatgcactgaacatgatgcatgcactgaacgttCATTTTCGTTGGTGATCGACATGGAGTATCATGATAACAGCATGTCAAGCGTGGGACACCAGCGAGATGTTTCTGGAGTTCCGTTGCACATGGACTGAAGGGAGTGATGATTGTATAAAGGAGCTTGTTTCAGTTACTTTGCCGTTtccttttttaataattattgtattgtttcatttttcaatttctccttttaattcttattacagtatttaattcattaaatctttgtgtatctgtgtcttttaaaataattttctttttgattgatattattgatttaataaaatctttgcgtatctgtgtcttttatTATCATCTCTATCTTTTCATGTGATTGAATTAAATATTCCGGACgggcaacctttgttttttactttcttttctaaaaaaaaaacttacttggaaacgggGGAATCTTCATtcatttaattgttattattgaattaataataatatttttaactgAAAAGGGCCgctctactaaaaaaaaacttggacagcggtgacgtttttgaagttttgcatggatgATACGAGCAAGGATTAATCATTAGAACCCCCAAATACTGCCGAGTGCGTTCACCGACATGAATTTATTAAGTAAGcggcatgtttttgaaattgagaagGATTGTCAGTGACTAAACCGTTGGTGGTTTTGAGCCACGCGCGTGATTTAAGCCCTCTATTGTCTGCTTGGGTAAACCAGTCCGTTTAATAGACTGGTGCCACTCTACGAGCACCATGCAATTATCACCCATATTGTATTTGATCATGGGGTTTAAGGGCTTTATGTAATTTCTCAACCTTGACGAAGGTaagctttttttacacacttattccaggccctcgctacaaacgtctgaaaacaatacattttgtctcCAAGGGACCGCAAaatacctcgttataaccgtgttctcgctacttccgtgctcgtataatccatattttaatgcattgaaacacgcacaGGGCAAAAAACGGCAAAAAACCTTGTAataaccggaacctcgtaacatgcgagctcgtaataacggggGTCGACTGTAGTACCAAATCGATTTATaagttgtgacatcacactttgctaagcaattaagATTGTTCCACATTTAAGATTTATCTTAGCGATTTGTGAAATCGGACCCAGctaggcccagtttcataaagctgttaagcagaaaacactgcttagtaaatgtctttgctaagcaagaaatgagtggggcaccacttgcaacaatgtaaagatttctctgtgcttagcaagtttttatgcttcaatgttttttatgaaaatgagcccaggggtggatttcacaaagagttcagactagtCTTTTCTTGAGCTAGGACGAGTCCTATCTTtagactagccttaagtttttaatatctcctagtaCTAGTCcccaaactctttgtgaaatcaaccccaggtcTGTCCATCTAGGTAAGCTTCGATcctttgaactttgaactttgaaaatTGTACAACATTTTGAACCAACCTGATGTGAAGTGTTTTGCATAGTTGAGTCTGTGTGTTTGCGCAAACTTCTCAGACAGGACGAAGACTGGTCGCTGAATCAAGATGAATTTGTTGTTGCCAATATCAAGTTTCTTCTGGGTGAAGGTGAAGACGCCAAGACCTGGTATATTCACTCccttttattataaaaaataataataaaactgtgtattattcaatttttaaaattaataactaTGGTTATGGTTTTTTACAAGAAGAAATATCTCAtttaggtaaattagatactattttgtttcacaacgaatgaaaaagtggtgtcaggatacagaaacttttcaattaagtttaaaaagaaaacaaatctggtgataaaacaaaaaaggacttaaaatgaaaacagcttttttttcaaaaagatatTGGAGAGTCTCTGAATTCCTctatctattattattaatttacaaAGCTGGACTATGACTTTGTTTGATAGAATGTCAAGAACTTCCCATCTTTAGATTGAGGCTTAGCAACAAATCCTTGTGGTAAATACATAAGAAAACACTTTTTACCTTTTGTAAGCTCATGTGGCGTTCAACAAATGCGGCAACATTTTCCCAAACACTGacaacatctgaaaacaaaacaagttagtTTAACTTTATATGAATCAATTTTTTAATTGCATGAATTATTGATTGAAATTATGAACTTATTAAGAAGAAAAATTTaatcactaaaaaaaacataaactgttTGTCATTAATCACTGGAATTATAGAAATCAAAACTTAATAAAGAATCTCTGTAGTCTTACCAGATTTTGTGAAATTTCTctgtattttattaatatttttttttatataataaataaaataggatTATACTTATAGAGGCATTGATTGTTTATTTTCCAAATAGGCCTACAAACATCTTATCTGAGTCATAAATGATTAATCCTTGAACCTAATCATGATCCCGTtgtattgataataaaaaacaagtcaacataagaaaaacatgaaattaaaaaaatcaaataacacTTCCACTACagactaaaatttaaaaacaataattaaatctaaacaaatatttgacatcacataataatgataataatcaatatttctctttttgaaaatttaatatgaacaataataaacattcatacattgtaatttttgttatgaCTGATCAGTAGGGtataaacaattatttcttcAAGTCATATCAAGTTATGCTTCCATTTTATAAAGTTCAAGAAAAGAAAGATGCAAACAAGTTAACtttagttttacttttacaaagAACTGAATGAGAAAGCTTCACTTTTGATTGACTTACCATCGTCTGTAACATTTGGGATCGTCGAAAACCGATGTTTTCTCGCATCTGAAACAAGTTCTTGCATCACTTCCGTCATCTTGATGTAAAGGTGTTATTCCTGGCCAAGCAGGAACTCGGTCGACGAACAAGCTTTAGGGAAGTTGTCctgtttttcttgatttttttaataacttcttTTAAGTTTTTACTGTTTCAACTTCTCTCCCTGCCTTGCCCAGTGTGATCAAGCTTCacatacatgatgtacatgtacatgacatacATAAACACACCGCGCGACTGTCTCGTGTATACAATGGTTACCATGGTTTATGACCTTTGTACTTCGACAACGTAGCGTAACATAACAGCCTCAGACCTAGCGAGAGGGCGCACTTCCCTAAATACtttcttgttttgattttgcaCTCGCCTGACACAGTGACAGACAATAAGTGCTTCTTTCTAGTAAAAAATGTTGctgtaatttaaaaataaaagaaagcaATTTTACCATAAAAACTGGTCGCTGGATCACAATGGTAAGTATTTTGCGTGTCAATTTGACATGTCTACTCTAGTCCTACTCCTTGAACTATCTCTGCGGTTTCGtttcgctatcgtctccacgggCGGGAGACAGTGCGAAACGAAACTGCATAGTTCTAGAGTAGTGTAGGAgcgcatattattattaattcatataGTGGTAGAGTACAGATAGTCCTAGCCCCATTTGGGTCCACTTCAGTGTTCAATCCACTCCATTTTGCTTTGCTTTGGGCTTTTGATGGCCCCGCTACTCGCTAGGctagttattaatattatagcAAAATATAAATCTTGATCTGGATGAGGCCTATTTTTagtattttaatttaataattaacGCTCTCCTCTATCTAAGACTATACTATATAGAATTAAATGAGAGCTGCTGAACGAGAAGAAAGAAGACACAAGTAATTTCAGTTAATAGATCAATGCAGAGTggacaatattttaaatatttgctgggcagcacaatgtattttgctcagctCAGAGTGCTGGCTGGACAAAAATTGCGAGTCCTAGACAGGGGCCCCCCAGCACCCCCACCGTGGCTACATAACTGGTCATGCTCACAGAAAACGCTTGTTATGGCACTTCTAATTGACTTCTGttaactttatttattatttctccAGGGAAATGCAGATTCCGTTCTCTCACCAGAGAAGATTGCAGAGCTTGAGAAATCCACACATTGTACGTaataagagaaacaaaaatgaaatatttcgTGACATTTTGAAATCATCATGGTCACTCGGTTTGTGACACTCCACCGCAGTTCTTATGTCTGTGAGTGTGATTTTCAATGGTGAAAGGTTGTTACATCCGTAAAGTGAGTGCTTGACCAATTTTCACTATTGATTAAATTAAGCTCTGATGTTATAAAAAGAAATAAGACTTCATCAAAATTGTGaaacttttgtttctttttctgatGATGATAGGGGCCTACTTACATCCCATGTGTATTAAAACAGGCTTGGAATTACACAGAGTCCACCGAGGTTTGGTCTATGTTGCCCCtgcttggccttggtgccccttcaaaaaatcTTCATGGACTTAAACTAAGGTTTTCTaataatggaagtgccctttgcaaaataaacatGGCCTTCCCCTGTCAATgataaaattcaagccctgaatGTTCTAATATTTAATATTTCTCTAATATTTAGAGAGCCTACTCCGGGGGGGGGTTTCGATTTTTTTAATCCAATATTGCAACCTTGacataaaatgttttcaattttcaTTCTGCTATTGTTTATTAATGACAAACAACATCTGTTGATAGATGTTATTGATTTTTTGATCAGTGGTCTAGTTTtgttaagacactgctctagaattgcaaaagatgtgggttcgaatcccagtaatatgcctgtgatttttttttttcacagaacttgggaaagtactgggtgctaacacacaccagtgtaagggtaaaaccaaaattaatacatgaTCTTTTTGTTTATCCACTATTAAATTCAAAACTTGTCAGATAACGCCAAGGAGATCAAGCGCATCGTATCGCACTACGCACAGCTTGACCAGTCCACAAATGGTGAGGATGGGATTCCACTGGAGAAACTTTCTGAGATTCCAGAACTTTGCGGCTGCGCGTTCTACGAGAGGATCGCATACGCTTACATAGATCGGCCAACGATGAGGCTCAAGGCGGAAGCATTTCTCAAGATGTTTTCTCTCCTCAGCTCTGGAGCGTCGGTGGAGGAGAAAAGCAAGGGTGAGTATTGAGTAACTAGTCCCACTGAGCTTGCAATAAGCCATTGCGAGTTAGGTTTGAATAATATCTGGTACAATCACTTGCTTATAGTCACTTCCGCGttccgcttacatttgaattcctcagactatagaaaCAGTTGCTATTGTTACGTGCGCCTAGTCCATTACAATGTCAAAAAGGAACTAAAGCACGACAGAGACATTTGACAAGGAAGAGTGAAACCTAACCAGCGATTATATTCAcgatgataatttattttactcaaacaacaatatttaaagcaatagaacaattaataatgtacatggcagatttaatacaattcaaatgagaGACTCTAAAAGATTATAGCTACCGGAAGTTTGATGACTGGGTTTGATGTGCTGGTTACACGGTGTCTCTTCTAAATTGACGTCTGGCACTAGATTCGTACATCTGGGGAGAGCCTCAAACCTGGCATgggtttaggccatctaggaagagcctcaaaaccgggcgtgggttttaggccatctaggaagagcctcaaaaccgggcgtgggttttaggccatcggagcgcaagaaccgggtggttcaagccatcaacttgaaggagaaagagcacagttttgactgactgtctctgtgcaagaaccggttggttcaaccatcaacttgaaggagaaagagcacagttgtGACTGACTGCCTCTATAACTGGAATATGGCTGAAACACCAACACTGGACAATGGTGTGGCCGACGGTTGGAGTGGTGACACCCATCAATGTATGGGTTGGGCAGAGCCCCTGGCTGACTCAGTGGTGGCGGAGTGATGAGTGTAACCCAGCAAGAGGCATACCCAGTATTTTATAGGCTAGAAACATCACACAATGCAGTGGGCAATTATACTaaacattgtgtccactgcACATTAACAATAAGTTTGGAGTGTCAACACATTAAGGACACAATGTTACATTATGACCGTTGCATATCATCTAACAATACACATTGTGAAACAGACTGACCTGTTTTGCCAAATAACACAGATGTTCTTAAAGACcaacaaatatgtcataacaaaaGGAACAGGATAAGGGGGAGAGAAAGCCCATCTGTAACACTATGCTAAATGGttcgggcaagcttttgtatagcaacctccagatgagcaaaccctggtaccattgtgtcatacacattcattcagaattgtgtatgggtgttcaccatcTCTTCTGCAAATATGCAAAAGcctgcccctaatcatgtgacatagcaactgtttcTGCCAAAGTCTGGGATATTCTTAATTAAGAGCCAACGTTGCAAAGAAATAtggttatgtctgctgccgccagc
Above is a window of Asterias rubens chromosome 11, eAstRub1.3, whole genome shotgun sequence DNA encoding:
- the LOC117296401 gene encoding calcium and integrin-binding family member 3-like, whose protein sequence is MGNADSVLSPEKIAELEKSTHYNAKEIKRIVSHYAQLDQSTNGEDGIPLEKLSEIPELCGCAFYERIAYAYIDRPTMRLKAEAFLKMFSLLSSGASVEEKSKALFDSLDCSHDGTLGFDELFRFYKSVLSPTFDDDYIIDLVVRILQRSELQEQHRVSYQDFQKLISSEEIKEKMTVDLQLDV
- the LOC117296399 gene encoding coiled-coil domain-containing protein 81-like is translated as MTEVMQELVSDARKHRFSTIPNVTDDDVVSVWENVAAFVERHMSLQKGVNIPGLGVFTFTQKKLDIGNNKFILIQRPVFVLSEKFAQTHRLNYAKHFTSGQIPIIQLNFSVLSAESPFDRDTVERCVKEVLLSLSRSVQSKRNVEFSFTGIGRLAIRDSKVKMKFYKDFLNMMDGSGTLAEALKNRPDTADSVLSRASTYRPLTGNTLVLPRISQGSGKDGLLLENEEPASKRMMPTIDEDREAVLQDLEVQEEEKLDAEDDQEEAPEPIVKRQAPPSRSSSRQVAPTAKATGISLMIDDLVPASPPRGIKGSGVTPSPPNSKTQSPSGALPPPRSPRFIEKQTTFAAEAQRREYTPPGTGCGHSAGQELCYLCHQRTVRNVPVSFEAERKRKDQEQDRLLQQYQHLKDTEAIITEQAESFSNRHHSQKIAAFNLGVSEAIKNKKKERPTEFHRSYVFQRRCLTPPRHIQQEMYADDLADQVEAKMATRVNRKHDQEFLERLEQVQLAEELAAQREQYLRDKANQTDMYQRALSAQVRFKPLPLPAAVPDSKEPIFGKNDATNEQLADKRRRAIEVYKEQLGAVEHSRRSKLLSHLRTQREEMDTLDKTRRELIADRAARYDNAVINRKSLEETWSNAASLKRSREEELKLRAQSPGVLVHEQCDKYHRCDQCQRRLGNCGESNIWSESRYIPGSRLMV